A section of the Neofelis nebulosa isolate mNeoNeb1 chromosome 12, mNeoNeb1.pri, whole genome shotgun sequence genome encodes:
- the SNAPC4 gene encoding snRNA-activating protein complex subunit 4 isoform X1: MDMDAEREKIAKEIEELERILDPSSSSISVEVSESGLALDSEADSLPEEDSDAAGSLASEEERWGEASNGEDDPKKTLPEDPETCLQLNMVYQEVIQERLAEVSLLLAQNREQQEELMCDLAGSKGPKVKDGKSLPPNLYIGHFMKPYFKDRVTGVGPPANEDTREKAAQGIKAFEELLVTKWKSWEKALLRRSVVSDRLQRLLQPKLLKLEYLHQKRSRVTSEAERRVLEKQSKEAEKEVQDIRELPEEALLGNRLDGHDWEKISNVNFEGGRSAEEIRKFWQNCEHPSINKQEWSGPEVEQLKAIAAQHGHLQWQKIAKELGTGRSAFQCLQKYQQHNRALKRREWTPEEDHLLTQLVREMRVGSHIPYRRIVYYMEGRDSMQLIYRWTKSLDPNLKKGLWAPEEDAKLLRAVAKYGEQDWFKIREEVPGRSDAQCRDRYLRRLHFGLKKGRWSAKEEENLMALIEKYGVGHWAKIASELPHRTGSQCLSKWKIMVRKQSRGRRRRRRRPLRSVRWSSSSEDGSDGDSSSSSRDSEESEPEEAPEARAGGQVPPSAQHAVPDMDLWVPARQSAGGPCAGGAWGQPGRPAASPSPPRGTSGAEAGLAACSAASAPAQEAGRAHAPSGTRSSSASAVGCPGSADAPPSGSEAPADESGSRLLRVPLETVLQVLRTNTAHRCRTLKEKLRQPGLLGPSMGAGPSDRVVARPCVRQLWHRTIGNRQRWRGHSLQRRLLERQLLMAVSPWVGDIVLPCTPRRPAAAHTRADGIRKQLQDAHLASTPVFTLYIQLFQIDTAGCMEVVRERKAQPPALLQTGTRDPVPGLLPMPSSTRNATGHSFRSVPAQEAAKQSASLKGSRGLQPCHAESGPQAPPPAPCGPRPKPKTVSELLREKRLREARARKAAPGAVVLPPQLLLSSPLILQPRLPVAPHGPSASGLAVTASVLSRPSAPAATEPCTSGSRASAEDGRPSALPVLAGALASTEAAPAASMVPVLGPSQVPLNCHRGGPGQSQAPATTQKQGLPEGPPFLPAVPSPSQLPVQPVCPTPAVGTRERGPQVVASTPLPVTWVLTAQGLLPVPTVVGLPGPAGTSDSKGLSVALSSSLPGTQIGQGPRLPGLTHPWQPPTSRDTDSDPPSKTDPPGLPVPHQSQGSVEVDSDGAHGPARGSFPGEAQVAGDTAVSGAPSQATLLADHPEAKSPRPSQPPLRGGTGPGSGPGGTAGSALRPERLGEPLGLERPPPPRPGPERGALDLDLVSQEGEAVVREWLRGRRGVSVPPLGGGLPYQPPALCSLRALSALLLQKGALERRAASLVPGGAGALHASLGQVRRWLRDSPAYLLLKARFLAAFTLPALLATLSPDGVPTTLSVATSADPESEDDLGLEESELTDGCSTSSPRAGPAAATPIQGAPDPGESSASSCLDSSDNLDVLRTRHSWHARKRRRLV, translated from the exons ATGGACATGGACGCcgaaagagagaaaatagcaaAGGAGATTGAAGAATTAGAAAGGATCTTGGATCCCAGCTCCTCGAGTATCAGCGTGGAGGTCTCGGAGTCTGGTCTTGCACTGGATTCTGAAGCAG ACTCGCTGCCTGAAGAGGACTCGGACGCTGCTGGCTCCCTGGCCTCA gaagaggagaggtggggagaggccagCAATGGCGAGGACGACCCCAAGAAGACCCTCCCTGAAGACCCGGAGACCTGCTTGCAGCTGAACATGGTCTATCAGGAGGTCATCCAGGAGAGGCTGGCGGAGGTCAGCCTCCTGCTGGCCCAGAACCGGGAGCAGCAG GAGGAGCTCATGTGTGACCTGGCAGGGTCCAAAGGCCCCAAGGTGAAAGATGGCAAGAGTCTGCCCCCGAATCTGTACATAGGGCACTTCATGAAGCCCTACTTCAAGGACAGGGTCACCGGAGTG GGGCCTCCAGCCAACGAAGACACGCGGGAGAAGGCCGCCCAGGGCATCAAGGCTTTCGAGGAGCTCCTGGTGACTAAGT GGAAAAGCTGGGAGAAGGCCTTGCTCAGAAGGTCGGTGGTGAGCGACCGTCTCCAGCGCCTGCTTCAGCCCAAGTTACTGAA GCTTGAATACTTGCACCAGAAACGGAGTAGGGTGACCAGTGAGGCAGAGAGGCGGGTCCTGGAGAAGCAGAGCAAAGAGGCGGAGAAGGAGGTCCAGGACATCCG GGAGCTCCCAGAGGAGGCCTTGCTGGGGAACAGGCTGGATGGCCACGACTGGGAGAAGATCTCCAACGTTAAC TTCGAGGGCGGCCGCAGTGCAGAGGAGATCCGCAAGTTCTGGCAGAACTGTGAGCACCCAAGCATCAACAAGCAGGAGTGGAGCGGGCCGGAGGTCGAGCAGCTCAAGGCCATCGCAGCCCAGCACGGCCACCTGCAGTGGCAGAAGATCGCCAAGGAGCTGGGG ACCGGCCGCAGCGCCTTCCAGTGCCTGCAGAAGTACCAGCAGCACAACAGGGCTCTGAAGCGCAGGGAGTGGACCCCGGAGGAGGACCACCTGCTCACCCAGCTCGTGCGGGAGATGCGCGTCGGCAGCCACATCCCCTACCGGAGAA TTGTCTACTACATGGAAGGGAGAGACTCCATGCAGCTCATCTACCGGTGGACCAAGAGCTTGGACCCCAACCTGAAGAAGGGGCTCTGGGCCCCGGAGGAGGATGCG AAGTTGCTTCGAGCCGTCGCCAAGTACGGGGAGCAGGATTGGTTTAAAATCCGGGAAGAGGTGCCAGGTAGGAGCGATGCCCAGTGCCGAGATCG GTACCTCAGAAGGCTGCACTTCGGCCTGAAGAAGGGGCGATGGAGCGCAAAAGAGGAGGAGAACTTGATGGCACTGATAGAAAAGTACGGCGTCG GTCACTGGGCAAAGATAGCTTCGGAACTACCCCATCGGACGGGCTCCCAGTGTCTGAGCAAGTGGAAAATCATGGTCAGG AAGCAGAGTcgggggaggcggcggcggcggcggcggccccttCGCAGCGTGCGCTGGAGCTCCAGCAGCGAGGACGGCAGCGATggggacagcagcagcagcagcagagacaGTGAGGAGTCGGAGCCAGAAGAAGCCCCAGAGGCCCGGGCGGGGGGCCAGGTGCCGCCCTCAGCACAGCACGCCGTGCCAGACATGGACCTGTGGGTGCCCGCCAGGCAGAGCGCCGGCGGGCCGTgcgcggggggcgcctggggccAGCCGGGACGCCCTgctgcctcccccagccctcccagggGCACCAGCGGGGCGGAGGCTGGCCTAGCAGCTTGCTCCGCGGCCTCGGCTCCCGCACAGGAGGCAGGCCGGGCGCACGCCCCGTCGGGGACCCGCAGCTCCAGTGCGAGCGCCGTCGGCTGCCCGGGCTCAGCGGATGCTCCCCCCTCGGGTTCAGAGGCGCCGGCGGACGAG AGCGGGAGTCGTCTGCTCAGGGTGCCCCTGGAGACCGTGCTGCAGGTGCTGAGGACCAACACGGCCCACCGGTGCCGGACACTG aaggagaaactgaggcagccaggcctgCTCGGCCCATCCATGGGGGCCGGCCCCAGTGACCGTGTCGTAGCCAGGCCCTGCGTCCGGCAGCTGTGGCACAGGACGATCGGGAACAGGCAGCGATGGCGGGGACACTCCCTGCAGAGGAGGCTCCTTGAGCGCCAGCTCCTGATGGCTGTGAGCCCGTGGGTGGGCGACATCGTCCTGCCCTGCACTCCCCGAAGGCCTGCCGCGGCACACACCCGAG CCGATGGCATCAGGAAGCAGCTTCAGGACGCCCACCTGGCCAGCACCCCGGTGTTCACCCTCTATATCCAG CTGTTCCAGATTGACACTGCTGGCTGCATGGAGGTCGTTCGAGAGAGGAAggcccagccccctgccctgctgCAGACTGGCACCCGGGACCCAGTGCCTGGGCTCCTACCG ATGCCTTCAAGTACCCGGAACGCTACAG GCCACAGCTTCCGGAGCGTGCCAGCCCAAGAAGCTGCAAAGCAGAGCGCCAGCCTCAAAGGGAGCAGGGGGCTGCAGCCCTGCCACGCCGAGTCCGGTCCGCAGGCGCCCCCACCGGCTCCGTGTGGTCCCCGGCCCAAGCCCAAGACTGTCTCCGAGCTGCTCCGGGAGAAGCGGCTGCGGGAGGCCCGGGCCAGGAAGGCCGCCCCGGGTGCTGTGGTTCTCCCACCCCAGCTGCTGCTCTCCTCCCCACTGATTCTCCAGCCCCGTCTCCCAGTGGCCCCCCACGGCCCCTCGGCTTCGGGCCTGGCTGTCACAGCCTCGGTGCTCTCCCGGCCTAGCGCCCCTGCCGCGACAGAGCCGTGCACTTCCGGTTCTCGGGCCTCAGCCGAGGACGGAAGGCCCTCCGCCCTGCCAGTCTTGGCCGGCGCCCTGGCCTCCACAGAGGCTGCCCCTGCTGCCTCCATGGTGCCGGTTCTGGGCCCCAGCCAGGTCCCCCTGAACTGCCATCGAGGTGGCCCGGGACAGTCTCAGGCCCCTGCCACCACCCAGAAGCAGGGCTTGCCAGAGGGACCACCCTTTCTCCCTGCAGTCCCCAGCCCCTCTCAGCTGCCCGTCCAGCCCGTCTGCCCGACGCCAGCTGTGGGCACACGCGAGAGGGGGCCACAGGTGGTGGCCAGCACCCCTCTGCCTGTCACCTGGGTGCTCACAGCCCAGGGGCTACTCCCCGTGCCCACCGTGGTGGGCCTTCCTGGGCCAGCAGGGACCTCTGACTCCAAGGGACTGTCAGTGGCTCTGTCGTCCTCCCTGCCTGGGACACAGATAGGCCAGGGTCCCCGGCTCCCCGGGCTGACCCACCCCTGGCAGCCCCCCACCAGCCGGGATACAGACTCAGACCCTCCCTCCAAGACAGACCCGCCGGGCCTTCCAGTGCCCCACCAGTCTCAAGGTTCCGTGGAGGTGGACAGTGACGGGGCCCACGGCCCGGCGAGGGGCTCCTTCCCTGGAGAGGCCCAAGTGGCCGGGGACACAGCCGTGTCTGGGGCACCCTCCCAAGCCACGCTCCTGGCTGACCACCCTGAAGCAAAGTCCCCCAGGCCCAGCCAGCCGCCTCTTCGAGGTGGCACCGGCCCTGGGAGTGGCCCGGGAGGGACAGCAGGGTCCGCCTTGAGACCAGAGAGACTCGGGGAGCCTCTGGGCCTGGAgaggccacccccaccccggcctgggCCTGAGAGGGGTGCCCTGGACTTGGACCTCGTGTCTCAGGAGGGTGAGGCGGTCGTGCGGGAATGGCTGAGGGGACGGCGTGGGGTGAGCGTGCCCCCGCTGGGGGGAGGGCTGCCTTACCAGCCCCCCGCCCTGTGCAGCCTGCGGGCCCTGTCTGCACTCTTGCTTCAGAAGGGGGCCTTGGAGCGCAGAGCCGCCTCCCTCGTGCCGGGGGGCGCCGGAGCCCTGCACGCCTCGCTGGGACAGGTACGGAGGTGGCTCCGGGACAGCCCGGCCTACCTGCTGCTCAAGGCACGGTTCCTGGCGGCCTTCACCCTCCCCGCGCTCCTGGCCACCCTGTCCCCCGACGGCGTTCCCACCACCCTGTCCGTAGCCACAAGTGCTGACCCCGAGAGCGAGGACGACCTGGGCCTGGAGGAGTCGGAGCTCACTGATGGCTGCTCCACGAGCAGTCCTCGGGCAGGGCCGGCGGCCGCCACCCCCATTCAG GGAGCCCCAGACCCTGGGGAgagctctgcctcttcctgcctAGACAGTTCTGACAACCTGGATGTGCTCAGAACCCGGCACTCCTGGCATGCCCGGAAGAGGAGGAGGCTGGTGTGA